The Cucurbita pepo subsp. pepo cultivar mu-cu-16 chromosome LG08, ASM280686v2, whole genome shotgun sequence genome contains a region encoding:
- the LOC111800038 gene encoding probable sugar phosphate/phosphate translocator At1g12500: protein MVEAQTWTTRRMSNPRLDASAAADQAIDIPMTPPSDVRNSAAGFPIGSYLSPNVLTVVTILSWYFSNIGVLLLNKYLLSFYGYRYPIFLTMLHMLACAAYSYISINFLEIVPLQHILSRKQFFKIFALSAIFSFSVVCGNTSLRYLPVSFNQAIGATTPFFTAIFAFLITCKKESAEVYLALLPVVFGIVLASNSEPLFHFFGFLVCVGSTAGRALKSVVQGILLTSEAEKLHSMNLLLYMAPMAAMILLPFSLYIEGNVAAITVEKARGNSYIVFLLLGNATVAYLVNLTNFLVTKHTSALTLQVLGNAKAAVAAVVSVLIFRNPVTVMGMAGFAVTIMGVVLYSEAKKRSKVTTH, encoded by the coding sequence ATGGTGGAGGCTCAGACATGGACCACTCGCCGAATGAGCAACCCTCGCCTCGATGCCTCCGCCGCCGCGGACCAGGCTATCGATATTCCAATGACGCCGCCCAGTGACGTCCGCAACAGTGCGGCTGGTTTTCCGATCGGATCCTACCTCTCGCCGAACGTCTTGACGGTGGTAACTATACTCTCATGGTACTTCTCCAACATTGGCGTTCTTCTTCTCAACAAATATCTTCTGAGCTTCTATGGTTACCGGTACCCTATCTTCCTCACGATGCTTCATATGCTTGCCTGTGCGGCTTATAGCTATATATCGATTAATTTTCTTGAGATTGTTCCGTTGCAGCACATTCTTTCTCGTAAAcagttttttaaaatctttgcTCTCAGCGCCATTTTCTCCTTCTCTGTTGTTTGTGGGAATACGTCTCTTCGTTACCTTCCGGTTTCGTTTAACCAAGCCATTGGTGCTACGACACCGTTTTTCACTGCCATTTTTGCCTTTTTGATTACTTGTAAGAAGGAGTCTGCTGAGGTTTATCTTGCGCTCTTGCCTGTGGTGTTTGGGATTGTTTTGGCCAGTAATAGTGAGCCcttgtttcatttctttgggtttttggTGTGTGTTGGCTCTACGGCTGGACGGGCGTTGAAATCTGTGGTTCAGGGGATTTTGTTGACCTCAGAGGCGGAGAAACTTCACTCTATGAATTTGTTGTTGTACATGGCTCCGATGGCTGCTATGATTTTGCTACCTTTTAGCCTTTATATTGAAGGGAATGTAGCTGCCATTACTGTCGAGAAAGCTCGAGGGAATTCGTATATTGTATTCTTGTTGCTTGGCAATGCTACGGTGGCTTATTTAGTGAATTTGACCAATTTCTTGGTGACCAAGCACACCAGTGCACTCACATTGCAGGTGCTTGGGAATGCAAAGGCTGCAGTGGCGGCTGTTGTCTCTGTTTTGATCTTCAGAAACCCAGTTACGGTGATGGGCATGGCAGGATTTGCTGTGACTATCATGGGTGTGGTGCTTTACAGTGAGGCGAAGAAGAGGTCCAAAGTGACAACCCATTGA
- the LOC111800037 gene encoding uncharacterized protein LOC111800037 gives MAKQANSVFLEEWLKSISGISSGFHSKISSSSAREIIQAWAELRSSLEHRLFDDRHIQSLKTLVNSQSSLYVADPQAKLVISILSSPNLSLPDESYPLFLRILYIWVRKSLRPSLVLVDSSVEILSQIFSSKIGLRKNPLFISEGVLILGANSYVVSASEKSKLCCLELLCRILEEEEWLLIGSVGGTVPEFFAGIGYALSSSVNVHVVRLLDSLLGIWGKIGSPTGNLSTGLMILHLIEWVTSGLISLHSFKKLDLLSQAALESSKESYASFAVVMAAAGILRAFNSYKALLKSSERETISRIRISAVDCLESIAKNLISTMEGSSITGNDHGRSLLLLCISLAVARCGPVASRPPVLICVTYALLTEIFPLQRLYAKLLEFSLGESGVLGHSLVKEHLDSVPFKEAGVIAGVLCSRYASIDEDDKKFVENLVWDYCQDIYSRHRRIGLVLRHREDELLENIEKIAESAFLMVVVFALAVTKEKLNSKYTPETQFDVSVRILDSFSCMEYFRRIRMPEYMDTIRGVVASVQENESACVSFIESMPSYQDQTHGPDSSIGQKLQYTWTEDEVQTARMLFYIRVIPTCIERVPTQVYRKVVAPTMFLYMGHPNAKVARASHSVFIAFISGKDDDEDGNRVMLKEELVFYYIERSLSGYPGITPFEGMASGVAALVRYLPAGSPSIFYCIDSLTVKATSLCSENFMDDADLWKTWQGDLEPSKKILDMLLRLISLVDIQVLPSLMTNLAQLVIKLPSEGQNMVLDQLYSLVSEADDVTRKPLLVSWLQSLSYLCSRSRSADAHSNEKQTARLSNFSWIVDPLNRIRSYARL, from the exons ATGGCAAAGCAGGCGAATTCTGTTTTCCTCGAAGAATGGTTGAAGAGCATCAGCGGTATAAGCAGTGGTTTTCACTCCAAAATCAGTTCCTCGTCTGCTCGAGAAATTATCCAAGCATGGGCTGAGCTTAGAAGCAGTTTGGAGCATCGATTGTTTGATGATCGCCACATTCAATCTCTCAAAACGCTCGTTAACTCTCAATCGTCACTCTATGTTGCTGACCCACAAGCTAAGCTGGTTATTTCTATACTATCTTCTCCGAACTTATCTCTTCCTGATGAATCGTATCCTCTTTTCCTGAGGATTCTTTATATCTGGGTTAGAAAATCTCTCCGGCCCTCTTTAGTTCTTGTCGATTCATCCGTTGAGATTCTCTCGcaaattttttcttccaaaattgGATTGAGGAAGAATCCTTTGTTCATCTCGGAAGGGGTTTTGATTCTTGGTGCTAATTCGTATGTAGTTTCAGCTTCTGAAAAATCCAAATTATGCTGTTTGGAGTTGCTTTGCAGGAtcttggaagaagaagaatggctACTGATTGGATCAGTTGGAGGTACAGTTCCAGAATTTTTTGCTGGGATTGGTTATGCTTTATCTTCATCAGTGAATGTTCATGTTGTTAGACTGTTAGATTCTTTATTAGGAATTTGGGGTAAGATAGGTAGCCCTACTGGTAATCTTTCTACTGGGCTAATGATTTTGCACTTGATTGAATGGGTGACTTCTGGTCTGATTAGTCTTCATTCATTCAAGAAATTAGATCTTTTAAGCCAAGCTGCTTTAGAATCTTCAAAGGAAAGCTATGCTTCATTTGCTGTTGTAATGGCTGCTGCTGGAATATTGAGGGCTTTTAATTCTTACAAAGCCTTGTTGAAGAGTTCAGAAAGAGAAACAATATCAAGAATAAGGATTTCAGCCGTGGATTGCTTAGAATCTATAGCTAAGAATTTGATTTCTACTATGGAAGGATCTTCAATTACAGGCAATGACCATGGAAGGAGCCTGCTTCTATTGTGTATTTCATTGGCAGTAGCACGTTGCGGTCCTGTGGCATCTCGCCCACCTGTGCTCATTTGTGTTACTTATGCTTTGTTGACTGAAATATTTCCTTTGCAGCGTTTATATGCCAAACTTCTCGAATTCTCGCTTGGTGAGTCGGGTGTGTTGGGGCATTCTCTAGTGAAAGAGCATCTGGATAGTGTTCCGTTTAAGGAAGCAGGGGTAATCGCTGGTGTTCTTTGTAGTCGGTATGCTTCAATTGATGAAGATGACAAAAAGTTTGTAGAGAATCTTGTCTGGGATTACTGTCAAGACATCTACTCAAGGCACCGACGAATCGGTTTGGTGCTTCGTCATAGAGAGGATGAATTACTAGAGAATATAGAAAAAATTGCAGAGTCTGCTTTCCTCATGGTTGTAGTTTTTGCATTAGCTGtcacaaaagaaaagttaaattcCAAATATACACCGGAAACACAGTTCGATGTATCAGTAAGAATACTCGATTCATTCTCTTGTATGGAATACTTTCGTCGTATTCGCATGCCCGAATATATGGATACTATCCGAGGAGTTGTTGCAAGCGTTCAGGAGAATGAGTCTGCCTGTGTCTCTTTCATTGAATCAATGCCCTCATACCAAGATCAAACACATGGGCCAG ATAGCTCTATTGGGCAGAAATTACAATATACATGGACCGAAGATGAGGTGCAAACTGCACGTATGTTGTTTTATATACGAGTCATTCCAACGTGCATTGAGCGTGTTCCTACCCAAGTATACAGGAAGGTGGTAGCTCCAACAATGTTTTT ATATATGGGACATCCAAATGCAAAAGTAGCCCGAGCTTCACACTCGGTGTTTATAGCTTTCATATCAGGGAAGGACGACGACGAAGATGGAAATAGAGTGATGTTGAAAGAGGAGCTTGTTTTCTACTACATTGAGAGATCTTTATCA GGATATCCTGGCATTACACCATTTGAAGGTATGGCTTCAGGAGTTGCAGCTTTGGTTCGATATCTTCCTGCTGGAAGTCCatccattttttattgtatCGACAGTTTGACTGTAAAAGCTACAAGCCTTTGCAGTGAAAACTTCATGGATGATGCTGATCTGTGGAAGACATGGCAAGGAGACTTAGAGCCTtccaagaaaattttagaCATGCTTCTACGGCTCATTTCTCTTGTTGATATACAG GTACTCCCAAGCTTGATGACGAATTTAGCACAACTGGTCATCAAGTTACCCTCAGAAGGCCAAAACATGGTTCTTGATCAGTTATACTCCCTGGTTTCAGAAGCTGATGATGTCACACGCAAACCCTTGTTAGTCTCATGGCTACAATCATTATCTTATCTTTGTTCACGATCGAGGAGTGCCGATGCTCACTCCAACGAGAAGCAAACTGCACggctttcaaatttttcatgGATTGTTGACCCATTGAACCGTATTCGATCCTATGCACGACTTTGA